TAAACTCAATATGCGACTTAGGACATAAATGAAAAACTACTGGCTTTCTCTTTTGGTTTGCTTATCTACTGTTTCTTGCACCCCTATTTTTTCTGGCTCAAACACTTCCCTAAGACCTGGGACAACTGTCTGTGATCAATGCAGTAGTATAAACACATCTGCCAGTTCAAAACCGACAAGCGAACAGCTTGCAAACCTAGCGTCTCAAATACACAGTAAATGGGGCGACAAAGAGTTTTTAGAAGCCGGTAAACACCGTTATGTTAAGTATCTTGATGGTTACCGCACTCGCGCGCACATCGATTTTGATAAAGGTAAGATTTATGTTTCAACCGTCTCACAATATGAGCCAAAAGAGACACTCAAAAAAGCGATTGTGAGCACCATTCTTATGCCTGCCGATCCGTCACACGTTGATTTATTCAGTGATAAATCGATTCCATTGCGTGGGCGTCCATTTTTGCTTGGTCAAATTAAAGACCAAGACAATAAAAATATTGAGTGGCCATGGCGTGCGGATCGTTATGCAACCTATTTAATTGATAATCATTTAAAATCAAAACCGATTAAAAGAGGGAACGCGTATTACGTTGAGATCTCAATGGTCAAAGACCACCTTGAGCAACGCGAGTTTCAATACGCTGATTTGATTAAGAAAGCGTCAAAAGAATACGACATTTCCATTGATTTGATTTACGCCATTATCAAAACAGAAAGCAGCTTTAATCCTTATGCTGTCAGTCACGCAGGCGCGTATGGGTTAATGCAAGTGATCCCAAAAACGGCTGGGGCAGATGTCTTTAGTTTAGTGAAAAAGAAACCAGGTATTCCAACCAAAGAATACTTGTTTAACCCAGCGAATAATATTGATACTGGAACCGCATACTTTTATATATTGAAGAACCGTTACTTACGAGATATTAGCCACGCAACAAATAAGCATTACAGCATGATCTCGGCATACAACGGTGGCTCAGGTGGTGTGTTTTCAACGTTTGATCCAAATCGTACGAAAGCGATCAGCGAAATAAACCGTTTACAGCCAAATCAATTGTATTGGGCATTAACGAATAAACACCCTAAAGCTGAAGCGCGTCGATATTTAGAAAAAGTATTGGCGTTTCAAAGAGAATTTAATGAGAAAGCATAGCGCTCAATCTTCGTTACTATTGATAATTAATTGGTGTGTATAAATTGAAATATTTATTCGTTGTTCTCATGTGTTTTTATTCTTCTATG
The Aliivibrio salmonicida LFI1238 genome window above contains:
- the mltC gene encoding membrane-bound lytic murein transglycosylase MltC, yielding MKNYWLSLLVCLSTVSCTPIFSGSNTSLRPGTTVCDQCSSINTSASSKPTSEQLANLASQIHSKWGDKEFLEAGKHRYVKYLDGYRTRAHIDFDKGKIYVSTVSQYEPKETLKKAIVSTILMPADPSHVDLFSDKSIPLRGRPFLLGQIKDQDNKNIEWPWRADRYATYLIDNHLKSKPIKRGNAYYVEISMVKDHLEQREFQYADLIKKASKEYDISIDLIYAIIKTESSFNPYAVSHAGAYGLMQVIPKTAGADVFSLVKKKPGIPTKEYLFNPANNIDTGTAYFYILKNRYLRDISHATNKHYSMISAYNGGSGGVFSTFDPNRTKAISEINRLQPNQLYWALTNKHPKAEARRYLEKVLAFQREFNEKA